CACGGCAAGACGACGCTGACGGCGGCGATCACGAAGTATTTCGGTGATTTCCGGGCCTATGACCAGATCGACGGGGCGCCGGAGGAGAAGGCGCGGGGGATCACGATCTCGACGGCGCACGTGGAATACGAGACCGAGAACCGGCATTACGCGCACGTGGACTGCCCCGGCCACGCCGACTACGTGAAGAACATGATCACGGGCGCGGCGCAGATGGACGGCGCGATCCTTGTGGTGAACGCGGCCGACGGCCCGATGCCGCAGACCCGCGAGCACATTCTGCTGGCCCGCCAGGTTGGGGTGCCCGCGCTGGTGGTATTTCTCAACAAGGTCGACCAGGTGGACGACGAGGAACTGCTGGAGCTGGTCGAGATGGAGGTGCGCGAGCTTCTGTCGAGCTACGACTTCCCCGGCGACGACATCCCGATCGTGGCGGGCTCGGCGCTGGCGGCGATGGAGGGCAACAACCCCGAGATCGGCGAGGAGAAGATCCGCGAGCTGATGGCGGCCGTGGACGACTTCATCCCGACGCCGGAACGTCCCGTTGACCAGCCGTTCCTGATGCCGATCGAGGACGTGTTCTCGATTTCGGGCCGCGGCACGGTGGTGACCGGCCGGGTGGAGCGCGGCGTGATCAACGTTGGCGACGAGATCGAGATCGTTGGGCTGAAGGAGACCAGGAAGACGACCTGCACGGGCGTCGAGATGTTCCGCAAGCTGCTGGACCGCGGCGAGGCGGGCGACAACATCGGCGCGCTCTTGCGCGGCATCGACCGCGACGAGGTGGAGCGCGGGCAGGTGCTGTGCAAGCCGGGTTCGGTGACGCCGCACACCAAGTTCGAGGCCGAGGCCTACATCCTGACCAAGGAAGAGGGCGGCCGCCACACGCCGTTCTTCGCCAACTACCGCCCGCAGTTCTACTTCCGCACGACGGACGTGACCGGGACGGTGGAACTGGCCGAAGGCACCGAGATGGTGATGCCGGGCGACAACGTGTCGTTCAAGGTGGAACTGATCGCGCCGATCGCGATGGAGGAGAAGCTCCGCTTCGCCATCCGCGAAGGCGGCCGCACCGTCGGCGCAGGCGTCGTCTCCAAAATCATCGAGTAATCCGGCCGCACGCCGGAACATTACGAGGGGGCCGTCCGACAGGGCGGCCCTTTCCCTTTGCGAGGCCGTCGCCAACCCGGCCCCCGCGCTGCGACTGCGAGGGCGCACGCCGTCCCTCGGCAAGCTGTGCCCTGGAGTCGCCGGCGAAGCAGCCCGGAGCGGCAATGTCTGCAGCGCCTTGCGCCCGGTATCGCCCGAGCGCGCAACAGACGCTCGCTCCGCATCGCTCAGCAGGCCGGGGGCCTCCGCGGCCGTACTCCGGCGCGAGCGCTGCCCGGGGCACGGTGGCGACGCGTCACCGGTTGCCGGAGGGGAGACGCGCACATGGGGGCGGCGTAGCACCGCACCGCCCGCGAAACCTGAGCCGCGGTCGAAAAACCGGGCTTGATTCCGCCTGCGCAGGGACGTAAACGGGCGCACGGCCCTAGGGGTGTAGCTCAGTTGGTAGAGCATCGGTCTCCAAAACCGAGGGTCGGGGGTTCGAGCCCCTCCGCCCCTGCCAGGCCGCTTCAGGACATGTCCGCGGATTCCTGTCGCCAAGGCGCAGACGGCGCGCGTACGCCTCGCCGCTTGGGCGCACATCCCGCCTGAGGCGCGTCCAGCTGTCTCGAACGCGAAAGCGGCCGGCATCGGGTCAGCCCCTTGCAATGGGGGCGCCAAGCGCGTATCTCGGCGCCGTTGACGACGAGGATCAGGTCCGGCCATGGCAAATCCCCTTCAGTTTATTCAGCAGACCCGCGCGGAGGTCGCGAAGGTCGTCTGGCCGACCCGCCGCGAGGTCCTTCTGA
This genomic window from Rhodovulum sp. ES.010 contains:
- the tuf gene encoding elongation factor Tu, whose translation is MAKEKFERTKPHVNIGTIGHVDHGKTTLTAAITKYFGDFRAYDQIDGAPEEKARGITISTAHVEYETENRHYAHVDCPGHADYVKNMITGAAQMDGAILVVNAADGPMPQTREHILLARQVGVPALVVFLNKVDQVDDEELLELVEMEVRELLSSYDFPGDDIPIVAGSALAAMEGNNPEIGEEKIRELMAAVDDFIPTPERPVDQPFLMPIEDVFSISGRGTVVTGRVERGVINVGDEIEIVGLKETRKTTCTGVEMFRKLLDRGEAGDNIGALLRGIDRDEVERGQVLCKPGSVTPHTKFEAEAYILTKEEGGRHTPFFANYRPQFYFRTTDVTGTVELAEGTEMVMPGDNVSFKVELIAPIAMEEKLRFAIREGGRTVGAGVVSKIIE